The nucleotide window CAATCGAGCCGAGATAGAATTTGTCCGACGTTCCCCTCCGCGCGCGCACCAGTGGGACGCGTCGGAACGAGAATGATTCGGGGGCTCAGGGCGTAGATCTCATCGGCGAGCACGGGCTTGCGAACCGAAGGGGGGTAAGATGAATCGACACAGAACGACCCGCTCAACTGCGGGGCTTGCGGCAACGTCTGTCCGTGGGGGACGCTGTGCGCGAACGGTCTCTGCGCAGAGTGGTACGAGGTGCTCGACGTCTGCCTCGGGGACAGCGTGAACTGTGGGGGCGACGAGATCGACTGTACGAACATCCTGGACGACGCGGACAACTGCGGCGGGTGCGGCATCCCCTGCCCGGATAACGGGTGGTGCCAGGACGGCGTCTGTGTGGTGGAGACACAAGAGGTCCACTATGACGACTGATCTTGGGGGGCTCACTACGCGGACGATCGCACTCCTCGCGTCGGGGTGGATCGCGGCGGCGTGTGCGTGCGACGGAGGAGGCTCCGCAGACGACAGCGGACCGGACGCCGACGGCGGCACCGACACCGATACGGATTCCGACACGGACTCCGACACGGACTCCGATTCGGATACGGATACCGAGTGGGAGTTCGGTGATCCGGTGCCGTGCGAGAGCGAGCCGCTGCCGGGCGAGCTGTGCGTGCCGGGCGGCAACTACCTGATGGGATGCGTGCCCGGCGACACCGAGTGCGAGGAGAACGAGCTACCCCTGGTCATGGTGACCCACAGCCCGTTCTTGATGGACGAGAAGGAGGCGACCATCGAGGACGTGATCCCGTGGTTGAACGCGATCAAGGATGACCCGGACGTCATCCAGTGGCCTACCGGCCTCACGATGATGATTGGAACGGAGGAAGTACGTTTGTGGGGGCAGCTTTGGGCGTGGGGACTCGTCGACGACGGTGAGTACGTTTCGCCGGTCATTCAGAACGGCGACGGGGACTACGTGTTCGATGAGTCTGCGGAGGTCGACTGCCCCTCACAGGGCGGGGTCCAGACCGCGGCAGGCGGGTTCTCGTGGCTTGGGGCGAAGATATTCTGCGAGCACAAGGGGATGAGGCTACCGACCGAGGCGCAGTGGGAGGCCGCCGCACGGGGGCAGACGTTCAACGAGTTCCCATGCGGGTCGGATCTGCCGGAGTGCTGGTACGGGGTCTACGACTGCTGCACCGAAGGGAGCGATTGCTACGCGACATACGGAGAGCTTTGCCACTGCTGCGCGCCGTTCGAGTCGAGCGTCACCGACTCCTGCATCAGCCCCCTCGGTTTCCTGAATATGTACGGCAACGCCTCCGAGTGGACGGCGGATTACATCAGCGTGGATCACTCCGATTGTATCGGTGGTTGCGTCGACCCACAGCCTGCAGAGGAACCACCGTACGAAGGCGCAGGGCATGTGTACAAAGGGGGAGATATGCGTGGACCTTCACAATCCTGGCTACGGATCTCGATTCGCTGGGACAGCGGCGAAAGCCTAGGAAACGAGTGGACCGGCGTCCGCTGCGTACGTCCGGATGAGCCGGTCTCCCCTCCCGATGCCGGTACCGACAGCGGTGCAGCAGACGGCGGGTTGTAACAACGAATCGCCGAGACCATCTTACGCCCCGACCCCGATCCCCATCCCCTTGAGCGCCTTGACCGCGCAGGCGTCGCCGGACACGATCCTGTCGAAGATCCTCGGGCACGTGGACACGTCGCTGGTCCACCGGGTCTACATTCACTTCTGCGATTTCGATCTCGTCGACGCAGCCGCCAAGATCGATCTGCGTTTAGCGACCAAGGCGACCCAAAAGACGTTGCCAAGGGTAGTTTCGAGGAGAAATGGGTCGAAGCATGAAAACGCTATCAGCCAGTAACGGCGCGGCTTTTATCGCGATCTGTTGTCGTGAGAGATTTTCAGAATGCAATCGACTATAAGTGCGGGGATGGACGAGCGCGAGGACGACACCCGAGATCTGGCGCTGGCTCTCGCCGAGCGGATCCGCTGGGAGGCGGAGCTCGGCGGGATGGGGTACCGCAGGCGATCCCCGTCACCCCGCGCGGAGGGGGCGGCCGAGCGGATCGCCGATCCCGCGGCGGCGCTCGAGCTTTTGCGCGCGGAGATCGGCGACTGCACGCGGTGCAAGCTGCACGAGCAGCGCACGAAGATCGTGTTCGGCGAGGGCGACCCGGGGGCGCGGCTCGTCTTCGTCGGCGAGGGGCCGGGTCGCGACGAGGATCTCAGCGGCCGCCCGTTCGTCGGCGCGGCAGGGCAGCTTCTCACGAAGATCATCGCCGCCATCGGGCTCGACCGGAA belongs to Pseudomonadota bacterium and includes:
- a CDS encoding uracil-DNA glycosylase; translated protein: MDEREDDTRDLALALAERIRWEAELGGMGYRRRSPSPRAEGAAERIADPAAALELLRAEIGDCTRCKLHEQRTKIVFGEGDPGARLVFVGEGPGRDEDLSGRPFVGAAGQLLTKIIAAIGLDRKDVFICNIVKCRPPGNRDPEPDEVATCGPFVRRQLEIISPRVIVALGKPSAHFLLGTTEPISALRGRFRDLDGARVMPTFHPAYLLRNQSAKRPLWEDMKLVRAELGLAGGPPR
- a CDS encoding formylglycine-generating enzyme family protein, whose protein sequence is MTTDLGGLTTRTIALLASGWIAAACACDGGGSADDSGPDADGGTDTDTDSDTDSDTDSDSDTDTEWEFGDPVPCESEPLPGELCVPGGNYLMGCVPGDTECEENELPLVMVTHSPFLMDEKEATIEDVIPWLNAIKDDPDVIQWPTGLTMMIGTEEVRLWGQLWAWGLVDDGEYVSPVIQNGDGDYVFDESAEVDCPSQGGVQTAAGGFSWLGAKIFCEHKGMRLPTEAQWEAAARGQTFNEFPCGSDLPECWYGVYDCCTEGSDCYATYGELCHCCAPFESSVTDSCISPLGFLNMYGNASEWTADYISVDHSDCIGGCVDPQPAEEPPYEGAGHVYKGGDMRGPSQSWLRISIRWDSGESLGNEWTGVRCVRPDEPVSPPDAGTDSGAADGGL